The following is a genomic window from Saprospiraceae bacterium.
GTGACATCTATATTAATGATGCCTTCGGGACTGCCCACAGAGAGCATGCTTCAACTGCTACCATTGCAAAATATTTTGATAAAGACCATAAAGGTTTTGGATACCTCATGGCTGCAGAGGTCGAAAATGCTACAAAGGTGTTGCATGATTCTGTCAGCCCTGTGACTGCTATAGTAGGTGGTGCCAAAGTTTCGGATAAAATTCAGCTCCTTGAAAGACTCATCGATAGCATGGACAATATCCTCATTGGTGGAGGTATGGCTTATACTTTTATAGCAGCTAAAGGCGGCAAAATAGGTAAATCTCTTGTTGAACCTGACTTTACAGACTTAGCCTTGAAGATTATAGCTAAAGCTAAAGCCAACAATACTACTATTTATTTGCCGGGAGACAGTATCATTGCAGATGCATTTAGTGCTGATGCTGCTTCAAATGTTGTGGCCAGTGACAATATACCTGACGGATGGATGGGACTGGATATTGGACCTGTGGCTACGGATGTTTACTCCAATGTCATCATAGCTTCAAAAACCATCTTGTGGAATGGACCTATGGGCGTATTTGAGTTTGAAAAGTTTGCCAATGGTACATTTTCTGTAGCAAAAGCAGTAGCAGAAGCTACGGATGAAGGAGCTTTCTCATTGATAGGAGGCGGAGACAGTGTATCAGCCATCAACAAATCAGGTCTTGAATCCAGGGTGAGTTATGTATCTACAGGTGGAGGCGCTATGCTTGAGTTTCTGGAAGGCAAAGAACTTCCCGGCATCAAAGCGGTCAAGGAGTAATACGAACAACAGGTGACTTGACTTAATACCTAAAAATCTAAAATGATAATCTATTACGACCTCCAAATACTTCAAAATCAGTCTCCGCAGCGGCGGATCACTTTTAGCATCGCACCATGGTGGTGACTACAGCATAGCTGCACACAGTATGATTTGTCGCTAAAAGTGCTGATTTTATTGTATTTGAAGCTCTCACTACGAATCTCATTTTAGATATTTAGGTAATAAAAAAAAGAGCAGTATAAATTACTGCTCTTTTTTGTTTGTGGTTTATGTTAAACAATAAGGCCTTTGGCAAAAAAAAATATTTTAAATGTTATACTGAAAAAATGAGGTGCATTTCATTTTTTCGCACTGTGCTTGATTTCTTATCAAGTTTTGTTTGTTCGTCGTAGCTTCTAACTTCGATGCAGTGTAATAAGGCATCTTGCCTGAATCGCAAAAAGAAATGATGATTTTTAATGTGATGCAAAAAAGTAAAATACACCCTTCTATTATCTCTAATCTTTATGTCCGAGATAAATATAGGGACGTAGTCCTGAGATCTTTGTAGCATAAATATCCTCACACCATCACGTAGGGGCGTAGCCCTGTGATCTTAAAAGATGTGGTAAATATAAGATATCAGGTCTACGCCCCTTATGTTTCAGATGCTAATGTTTTCTACAAAGATGACAGGGCTACGCTCCTGCCCCGATAGGCGGGAGTAATTTATCTTCAGGATCATGTCTCTAAAGCATCGTTTGTTCGTTGTAGCTTCTAACTTCGATCCAGTGTAATAAAGCATCTTGGCTGAATCGCGAAAAGAAATGATGATTTTTAATTCTACTTTGTTAAATTAGGAATTATCATCAAAAGTCTCAAATAGGTTGTCAGGTTTATCGTTTTTGATTCGGCGATTTATGTCTTTTTCTCGCTGTATGTGCCTATAAAGCATCTGCTTTATTTCTTCTTCAATATTCACACCTTGTGATAATAGGATGGCAATAGTTTGTAGTCTAACATCTCTAGCTGATAAAAGTGGGATTTGTTCTTTCTTTTCTTGCCGCTTCTTGAGTATATAATGCATTGCCATCATTACTAATGCCATGTGGTGTTACCATGCATTGTATTTTCTTACTTGGTAGTCGGCCATTCCAAGCTCTCCTATATTGTCTTGAAACGATCGTTCTATCCAATATCTTTGGCCTTGCATATAAGCAAATTCTTCAATGCTCTCTTCTTCTACTGTAAAGTTGCTCAACGAATATTTTATTTTATTTTGATCCTTTCTTATGATCAGTGTTCTTTTTTGAGCTTTTTGTGTCTTAGGGTCCCAGACCCAAACTGTTTGGATGTGAAATAGGGCTTTGAGCCATCCTTTTGACCCTTTATGCCATTCTATTTTGCTGAAATCATTCTTAGTCAACGTTTTGTAGTAATCCTCTACTTTTACTGATTTTTATTCATTCGTTAACTTAATGATCTCTTTCCCCTTTTTTGTCACTCGATTTTCAACCAATACTTCTGGTTCTGTAAGATAAATATGTTGATTCACCTTTATATCCAGTACAAACTTTTTACCCTTTTTATCTAGAGCGTTTGCAAATTCATATCCTTGTCCATACAGTGAATCCGCGCCTATCCATCCATATTCTATCCCTTGTTTGTCTAGCTCATCTATCATCTCCATGGCAAGTTGCACTTTAGTAGCGTATTTAATAGCTTTCTTTGGGATACCTGCTTTAATACATCTCTTTTCATCATCTGTCCACTCCTTTGGAAGATATAAACGTGCGTTAACCAAACACACTTTCTCACCACTTCCTAACGACGCAAATACGCCTGTTTGTGAATTTTCGATCTTTCCTTCAATGCCATTATATATTGTCTGGAGACCAACGGAGTGCTTACCTGATTTTTTGTTACTATTTTCATCAATATTGAGCGCTTGTAGCTTTCGATCCCCTAAATCTTTATTGACTTTTTTAGCCACTTCCATCATGAGATCCGAAGCACTCCAGAGTGAATCTGAAATGAAGTGCTGTTGAGATTGATAATCAATGACATGTGAGCAAAGGTCGCCATCCTTGACGACCTGAAAAATTTCATAAAGGCTTTGTTTTGTGTTCTTAAAAAAGTCGTTTTTGTTACTGCTGTTCCTAAAGGTAAGAAGTTTTTGCACTCAAAAAAACGACAGTACAAATATACGAAATTTTTACAATATGTTGGTTATCTGTACATTAAATTTAACAAAGTAGAATTAATTACTTTAAGTTCCTGAGCTCTGTTTCTTACGGTCTTATTATACTCTTTTTATTAGCACAGCTAATCTTTGTCCTTAACCTGCTGCTTGGAATCATTAAATATTTGATTTCAAAAGAGAAATAACGCTTATCACCCCATTTTCAAGTTTATGATCAACAATCAAGCAATCTTCTGTGGTAGTTGATTTGCCCCAAATGGTAGTTCAAATGGGTGGCAAGATGGATCAGAAAAAATTCATAAGATGTCTTTGTATCAAAAACGAGCAAAGGATATTCTGTCTGAAGTAATGCTGGATTGAAATTTAAGAGGGATTCCTTTACAGTGATCATGGTTCCTGATACCATTTGTACTAAAACTGACCGCTCTACTCCTTTTGATGAAAATTCAGCATCTCTATTTCTGATGTACCCAGTTTTTCCGATTTCTGCTCCAATATAGGTATTCAGGTTGCCCACAAGATGCAGGCAAAGGTTTCCTGCCGAATTGGAAATATTTTTTTCATAATGCCAAATGACACTTTCATTTTTGTACAGTTCAATTTCTCGGGAGAGCTTGAGAAGGTCTCTGGAAAATATGGATTCAAGACTTTGTATCATCATGTGTCACTGATTAAGTGCGGCTAAAATTTGATTTAAATGGGATTTATTGTGCAAAACAACTTTATCAAATTCATCTTTTAGGGTACGAAGACCTGCTTCACTGTGGACAAACGTTGAATCCCCCTTCGAATGATAATAGCTTTGTGCCAGATAAATGATAGAATTTCTGTTGGCTTCAAACATTTGTCTACCGATATCTATTGGGAAATCGACATAATTTAGATTTTCAGACCATTTGTCTTGATCAAATGCCCATACAACAACTTTGGGTTCGGAGATGACTCTTTTGATTCTTTCGTGAAGTACAGACTCAGCGTCAGCGAGATGTACAAGAATTTTTTTGATGGACCACTTGCCGGCTTGATATGTTTTTTCAAGATCTTTTATTCCAAGTTGGAAGTATGGTAAAGTTTCATCCTTACATTTTGTGAGTTGTTGTACAATGTCCATCATTATGGTTATTTTACTGAAACTACTGATCTGATCTTGTCCTGTTGATTCGTCCCTATCAGTATCCTCTCTCCATTTTGAAGTGTCAGTTGCAATCCATCATTTCCTGCTATAATATATGCTTTTCCAGATTTTCCATTGCGTATGCCGTATCCGCCATATTCTGACCAGGGGCTAAATTTTCTGATGGTGTGTTCTTTTATATCCTTATGTCTGATGGTGTGCCATTTGAATTGAAAAGGAAAAAATCTGTAATGCACACCATTTTCATCGATCGAGGTGTACAGTCTCATGCTTAGTAAGAATGAACACATCAAAATAGCAGTCGCCATACTACAATAAAATACAATGAGATCATCGTACCTTAGATAAAAATACAAAACCCAGTTGGTCGCTAAAGTAACCGCCATAACCAACAACGGCCAAAGGCTATCCAATTTTTGGACTTCATTATATTGGTTATTGGTCATCAGAATGTCACTTGTTTTTTCATTTCTTTGCCGTCGCGCATCAATACAATCTCTACTGTCTGACCTGGTTTAAAGACAGAAAGACATTTCATATATGCCTGCATGTCTGCCACTTCATGTTCTCCCATCCTGACGATAATGTCGCCTTTCATCAATCCTGCCTGCTGACCCGGTTTTCCATCTTTCAGGCCATCCAGTTTCATGCCTTTTCCGTCATACATATAATCAGGCATGACTCCTAATGTCACTGTAAAAGCCACTCTTCCTTGAGTTTCGTCTTTGGTTTTTGTAAAAGTAACTTTTGGCTTTTTGTCCAATGTACTGACAATAGTATAAATATACTCCAGTACATCTGTTGCTCCTGTATAGTTGATGAGGTGAGCGTCATCTGTGGGTTTGTGATAGTCAGCATGTTGGCCTGTAAAAAATCCAAGTACGGGAATACCAGCATTGTAAAAAGATGCCTGATCGGAAGGTGCCATACCGGAAAGTTCTTTTTTGACATTGACTTTATCCGTTTTGATGGCATCTATGATGGGTTCGAAATCAGGTGCTGTTCCCACACCACTGACGGCAAGCTTTTTTTCTGCATTGAGCCTGCCGATCATATCCATATTGACCATGTAGTTGAATTTTGTTTTGTCCATAGACGTGTTATTGACAAAATAATTGGAGCCCCAAAGTCCTTTTTCTTCTCCTGAAAAACAAATAAAGAGATAGTTGTGATTTTTTAATCCTGACTTTTTGATGCTCTCTGCAAGGTACAAAACGCCTGCTACACCACTTGCATTATCATCAGCACCATTGTGTACAGCACGTTCACCTGCGTGGAGTGATCCTTCCTGCCCATACCCAAGGTGATCATAGTGTGCTCCGATGATAACAGTACTTGACATATTATTGTCGATATATCCCAGAATGTTGCGGCCCGTTACAGAAGCACCTGCGGAAGAAGCATCATCACCATGAGGATTACTGCTTTTTTTTCTGGAAAATGTTTGATAATAAGTTTTGTCATTTCCAGCAGGAGTAAGACCAATGCCTTTAAATCTGTTGACTATATATTCACCTGCTTTTTTTTCACCTTCTGTACCAATTTCTCTGCCCTCCATTTCATCTGAAGATAATGTAATGATGTCAGTGGAAATATTTTGTTTTGGCTGACTGATTGGCAATGAAGTTTTTTTGGAGCATGATATTACCAAAAAGCTCAGTGCTAAAATGACAATGGATAATTTTGAATACATTTTCATGGAATACAGGTCTGTGTTGAGTTTAAAATGTAAAATTACAAAAGAATTTTTATTGTCGCCAACATTTAATAGAAATGTGTGTGTAACAATTTGCACTTTTGTTGAAAAAAATTGCTTGATAGCATTTGCCTCTACTTACCCCTGCCTGACAACAGTCGGCAGGCAGGCCCAACCCCTCAAGGGGAGAGCAGTGCTAATATTGAAAGCATTGGCGTGGGTCGTCCCTTCAGAGCCTGCCAAGCTATGCTTGGGAATGAGGGTAGCGAGGGAATTTTAGTTTTTGTGCAATGTGTTATACACACAATAGAAATGCTCGGAATTCTTTTATTGGACAAAATTAACAAAATATAGATTTTTCAGGAAGATTGAGTTTTCTTCCTGTGTCCTCGATGACTCTTATAAATGGATCGAAATTTTCAGCATTGGCGCCGGCAGGATACATTTTGATATCTAAATTTCTATATTTTCGCATCAAGGGTCTGATCAATTCCAAATCGATTAAACCTTCTCCAACGAATTTATGACTCCAGATAGCCAAGTCAATGTCGCTATAGGTATGCACGCCACCTTTTGAATATGACCCGAAAAGTATGACTTTTTCAGGGTCAAGCCCTGTTTTAAACAGATCATGAAGTAAATCTTCAAGTAATTTTTCTAAAGCCCTTCTAGTAAGCATGACTTTAAGGTATTTAACTTTTGGAACTGCTTTTTTGTATATTCTACTGTAGCTAATTTATATAAACTAAACTTGAAATCAGGGTACCTGCCTTCTATATTCCATCTGTTGATGGTATCCAAAAAATCGACCAAATCAGGTTCAAAATCTAAATCCGTTTGGGAATAGATGGATTGTAAGTCATGAATTCTTGGAGGTATGTTATCTATGTTGTCATTGACCCAATTAGCTTTTATATATTTTTCAACTGCCAGACAAAACATAAACAGAGCTTCGACATTCTTTCCACCTTGCATCAGCAAAGTGGCAGCATCCCAATTTTCGTTTCCTGATCTTAACCAAAAACTTATATGATCCTGCTTATTCATTTTACAAATATATGACATTTTTTCATAGAAGATATCAAAAACATAATATGAGTATAAAAATCATGATGATTACCCTGATCTGACATTCTGTACTAAACCTACTACCTTTTGATGTGATTAATTTTTATCGGTCTCGGATTTTCCAGCAAAACTATTTCCCAGTATCCTGTCCCATAAAGCACTAAAAGCTTCTCTAAAGTTAGCATCCCGGGGCCTTTCACCCTGATCTTTAAGGATATATTCACCCTGATCATTTTTTGTGAGATTAAATTTGAATACAAACTGATCCGGGTCAGAAGTTTTCATCCTGAAAGTGCCAAATCGCAGGTCATAATATTGAATGGAGTCACTTTTATTTTCTACGATGTTAAAATAATCATCACTGAACCATCTAAGGATTTTTAAAGTATGGTCGCTTTGAAATGCATCAGGATTTTCCGGTCTGCTTTTAGGTAATTTATTGAGTTTAAAAAATTTTTCTTCGTCAAAAAACGAATAAGAACCATAATAATACGCAGAGTCTGTTTCAGCAACTCCACTCCACAAAATATTATTGAGTATGGTAGGTGATGTAGTATATCTGTTTGCTTCAATACCTGCACGACTTATTGAGTTTTCAAAAATTGTATTGATTCTAGTTTTATTAAAAATGGTAAGAGCCATGTATAAACAACTGATGATAAGCCCTCTGCGATTCCAAACCGCTCTTTGGCGGTCATGCTTAGGATAATATATTACGATGATCAAACAAATCAAAAATGGTACGGTGTACAATGGGTCTGCCACTGCTATGTTGTTGAAAGCAACTCTCTGATTGGAAAATGGAAGTAATATTTGTGTGCCATATGTCGTAAAACAATCCAATATAGGATGTGTAATCAGCACCCAAAGAAACATGATAATCCAATCTTTCAGGTCTGCCGTTGGTCGTGAGTAGGAAGGTCTTGAATATCGTTTATAAATAATCCATGCTGATAAAAGAATGACAGCCAGGCCAGTGACCAATTTCCCGAGTGAAAATGTCCCTAATAAAACAATAATCAAACCAATTGCTGATGTCAAAATACCCCACCCTACAATGCCAAACCATCTTTGAAAAGGCAATTGATACATCCTGAACACTACCCATCCTAAAATAAATGAAGTTATGAATAAATATAATGCCGAATGTGTTGGACCGCGATGAAATGCCAACGCATCAACAGGTGACATGATTCCATTGGCAATGACATCCATATCCGGCAATGTGCCGGCTATAGCACCCCAAACCATAGCCCTGTTACCTATCTTTTTGCCAAGACTGGCTTCAGCCACTGCTGCTCCGAGGACAATTTGTGTGAGTGAATCCATTTTTTACATTACGAATTTGAATGTCTATAGAGTTTGGGATGTTCAAATTTTATCAAGATTTCCGACTTTTATAAATTTTCCATGTCTTGTCACCTACCTTTTTTTAAAAGCACCAAATCTTCGATGATCAGGCAGTGACAGGTATTTTTAATAATTCAATGGCTTTGCTGGCGGCAGTTTGTTCAGCTGATTTTTTATTAAAATCTTCTGCAGTGGAAATTTCCTGACCATCTATCACTACTGCCACTTTGAAGCAATCCCTTTTATCCAATTTAAATTTTGCAATGGTTGTAAAATTGATCTCCTTCCCATTTTTTTGACACCATTCGAGTAGGATTGATTTATGATTATCGTCCTTTGTTTCGAGCTCTATGATATCAATGTATTTCATCAGGATATTTCTTATGACATAGTTTTTGGTTTTTTCGTAACCAAACTCAATATAGATAGCTCCTATCAATGCTTCAAAGGCATTGCCCAGCATAGCGCTGCTCATTTTACCCATACTGTATTCCGAAAGTATGACATCAAGACCCATCCTGTCGGCAATCTCATTGAGTGTCTGACGTTTTACGATTTTTGATCTCATTTTAGTCAAAAAACCTTCGTCTTTGTTGGGGTATTTTTTGAAAAGGTATTCTGCAACTATAGTGGAGAGAATAGCGTCACCCAGATATTCCAATCTTTCATTGGTAGGTTTTCCGGGGGTTTCATTGGTCATAGACTTATGATAAAAAGCTGTCTTAAACAAACTAATTCTGGCAGGAGTAAAGCCCAAAATCGGTTTAAGTTTTTCGGTAAGCTCTTTATCTTCCGAAAGGTAAAGATTATAAATTCTGCGTATTACGTCCAAAATCTTTAATCCTTAAATCTTTTGATAATCAAAGAAGCATTGTGTCCGCCAAACCCGAATGTATTGCTCAGAGCGATATCTATTTTTCTCTCCTGTGCCACATTGAATGTAAAATTCAGTTTAGGGTCAAACTCAGGATCATCTGTAAAGTGGTTGATGGTAGGAGGTATAAAGCCCTCATTGATAGCTATGACACAAGCCAAAGCTTCAACAGCTCCTGCACCGCCCAATAAGTGCCCTGTCATTGACTTGGTACTGCTGATATTCAGATCATATGATGCATCACCAAAGACCCCTAGTATTGCTTTTGTTTCTGCTATATCCCCCAATGGTGTAGATGTACCATGCACATTGACATAATCTACATCAGATGGGTTGATACCTGCGTCTCTTATTGCGTGCCTCATTACATTGCGAGCCCCAATGCCTTCAGGGTGAGGGGCCGTCATATGGTAAGCATCTGCTGTCATGCCTCCACCCATCACTTCAGCATATATAGTAGCACCACGCTTTTTTGCATGTTCATACTCTTCAAATATAAAAGCTCCACCACCCTCTCCCAATACAAATCCATCTCTTTCTTTGTCAAATGGCCGACTTGCTGTTTCCGGGCTGTCATTTCTTTCTGACATCGCCTTCATAGCCGAAAATCCTCCCACGCTTGCTCTGGTGATAGCTGCTTCCGAACCACCGGTGATCATGATGTCCGCCCGACCAATCCGGATATAGTCAAACGAAGAGATGAGAGCATGAGTTGATGATGCACAGGCCGAAACGGTACCGTAATTGATGCCTCTGAATCCATATTTTATGGATATATGCCCGGGAGCAATATCCCCTATAAGTTTTGGGATAAGAAAGGGGCTATATCTTGGTTCTCCCGTCCAGTGTGCTGCTTCCGTGAGATCATGCTCTATAGTCTCAAATCCACCTATACCTGTCCCCCAAATTACCCCAGCACGATCCAGATCGATATTTTTGACATCTAGACCGGAAGAAAGCATCGCTTCATCTGCAGTCACCAAGGCGTACTGAGCAAAAGGATCGAGTCTTCGGGCTTCTTTTCTTTGAATAAACTGCTCAACGTCAAAGTCTTTTAATTCACAAGCAAATCTTACTTTGAACAGAGATGCATCAAATCTGGTAATAAGTCCCGCTCCACTGATACCTTTCTTAAGATTTTCGGCAAACGCTTTGTATGTATTACCGATGGGCGTAAGCGCCCCGACTCCTGTGATTACTACACGTCTCATATGTCATATTGAAGTTGATCGCAAAAATCTGTAATTTTATTGGATTTAAGAACCTTTAATGTATAAAAAAAAATCCACAAAAACTTATGCTTTTGTGGACTTCCTGTTTTTTGTGAAATAATCCTTAAGATTTAGCGGCTTCCAAAAACTCTATAGCCTGACCAACAGTCTGGATTTTTTCAGCTTGATCATCAGGTATTGATACATCAAATTCTTTTTCAAACTCCATTATAAGTTCTACTGTATCCAATGAATCTGCTCCAAGATCGTTTGTGAAGCTTGCTTCGTTAGTTACTTCAGACTCATCAACACCTAACTTGTCAATGATAATTTTTTTTACTTTTTCTGCGATTTGTGACATTTTAAATAATGTTTTCTGATTATGCCGCAAAGTAAGTTATTAATGCATACATATACAAATAATTTATGTTTATTTTGATATAATAATTTATTATAATATGTTTTAATATGTTGTAAATCTGTGTTTTATATTA
Proteins encoded in this region:
- a CDS encoding HEPN domain-containing protein, whose amino-acid sequence is MNKQDHISFWLRSGNENWDAATLLMQGGKNVEALFMFCLAVEKYIKANWVNDNIDNIPPRIHDLQSIYSQTDLDFEPDLVDFLDTINRWNIEGRYPDFKFSLYKLATVEYTKKQFQKLNTLKSCLLEGL
- a CDS encoding M20/M25/M40 family metallo-hydrolase translates to MYSKLSIVILALSFLVISCSKKTSLPISQPKQNISTDIITLSSDEMEGREIGTEGEKKAGEYIVNRFKGIGLTPAGNDKTYYQTFSRKKSSNPHGDDASSAGASVTGRNILGYIDNNMSSTVIIGAHYDHLGYGQEGSLHAGERAVHNGADDNASGVAGVLYLAESIKKSGLKNHNYLFICFSGEEKGLWGSNYFVNNTSMDKTKFNYMVNMDMIGRLNAEKKLAVSGVGTAPDFEPIIDAIKTDKVNVKKELSGMAPSDQASFYNAGIPVLGFFTGQHADYHKPTDDAHLINYTGATDVLEYIYTIVSTLDKKPKVTFTKTKDETQGRVAFTVTLGVMPDYMYDGKGMKLDGLKDGKPGQQAGLMKGDIIVRMGEHEVADMQAYMKCLSVFKPGQTVEIVLMRDGKEMKKQVTF
- a CDS encoding transposase, with amino-acid sequence MQKLLTFRNSSNKNDFFKNTKQSLYEIFQVVKDGDLCSHVIDYQSQQHFISDSLWSASDLMMEVAKKVNKDLGDRKLQALNIDENSNKKSGKHSVGLQTIYNGIEGKIENSQTGVFASLGSGEKVCLVNARLYLPKEWTDDEKRCIKAGIPKKAIKYATKVQLAMEMIDELDKQGIEYGWIGADSLYGQGYEFANALDKKGKKFVLDIKVNQHIYLTEPEVLVENRVTKKGKEIIKLTNE
- a CDS encoding acyl carrier protein; translation: MSQIAEKVKKIIIDKLGVDESEVTNEASFTNDLGADSLDTVELIMEFEKEFDVSIPDDQAEKIQTVGQAIEFLEAAKS
- a CDS encoding nucleotidyltransferase domain-containing protein, translated to MLTRRALEKLLEDLLHDLFKTGLDPEKVILFGSYSKGGVHTYSDIDLAIWSHKFVGEGLIDLELIRPLMRKYRNLDIKMYPAGANAENFDPFIRVIEDTGRKLNLPEKSIFC
- a CDS encoding DinB family protein, which codes for MDIVQQLTKCKDETLPYFQLGIKDLEKTYQAGKWSIKKILVHLADAESVLHERIKRVISEPKVVVWAFDQDKWSENLNYVDFPIDIGRQMFEANRNSIIYLAQSYYHSKGDSTFVHSEAGLRTLKDEFDKVVLHNKSHLNQILAALNQ
- a CDS encoding DUF1572 family protein is translated as MMIQSLESIFSRDLLKLSREIELYKNESVIWHYEKNISNSAGNLCLHLVGNLNTYIGAEIGKTGYIRNRDAEFSSKGVERSVLVQMVSGTMITVKESLLNFNPALLQTEYPLLVFDTKTSYEFFLIHLATHLNYHLGQINYHRRLLDC
- the rnc gene encoding ribonuclease III, producing the protein MDVIRRIYNLYLSEDKELTEKLKPILGFTPARISLFKTAFYHKSMTNETPGKPTNERLEYLGDAILSTIVAEYLFKKYPNKDEGFLTKMRSKIVKRQTLNEIADRMGLDVILSEYSMGKMSSAMLGNAFEALIGAIYIEFGYEKTKNYVIRNILMKYIDIIELETKDDNHKSILLEWCQKNGKEINFTTIAKFKLDKRDCFKVAVVIDGQEISTAEDFNKKSAEQTAASKAIELLKIPVTA
- the fabF gene encoding beta-ketoacyl-ACP synthase II — translated: MRRVVITGVGALTPIGNTYKAFAENLKKGISGAGLITRFDASLFKVRFACELKDFDVEQFIQRKEARRLDPFAQYALVTADEAMLSSGLDVKNIDLDRAGVIWGTGIGGFETIEHDLTEAAHWTGEPRYSPFLIPKLIGDIAPGHISIKYGFRGINYGTVSACASSTHALISSFDYIRIGRADIMITGGSEAAITRASVGGFSAMKAMSERNDSPETASRPFDKERDGFVLGEGGGAFIFEEYEHAKKRGATIYAEVMGGGMTADAYHMTAPHPEGIGARNVMRHAIRDAGINPSDVDYVNVHGTSTPLGDIAETKAILGVFGDASYDLNISSTKSMTGHLLGGAGAVEALACVIAINEGFIPPTINHFTDDPEFDPKLNFTFNVAQERKIDIALSNTFGFGGHNASLIIKRFKD
- a CDS encoding phosphoglycerate kinase — protein: MINFKETSFSGKRVVMRVDFNVPLNAELQVTDDTRIEGAKATIAKVLNDGGSVVLMSHLGRPKGCPENKYSMKHVIPALQVYFPDVKINFADDCISEDAFRMSSSLANGEILLLENLRFYPEEEKGNPDFAKKLSQHGDIYINDAFGTAHREHASTATIAKYFDKDHKGFGYLMAAEVENATKVLHDSVSPVTAIVGGAKVSDKIQLLERLIDSMDNILIGGGMAYTFIAAKGGKIGKSLVEPDFTDLALKIIAKAKANNTTIYLPGDSIIADAFSADAASNVVASDNIPDGWMGLDIGPVATDVYSNVIIASKTILWNGPMGVFEFEKFANGTFSVAKAVAEATDEGAFSLIGGGDSVSAINKSGLESRVSYVSTGGGAMLEFLEGKELPGIKAVKE
- a CDS encoding metal-dependent hydrolase, which produces MDSLTQIVLGAAVAEASLGKKIGNRAMVWGAIAGTLPDMDVIANGIMSPVDALAFHRGPTHSALYLFITSFILGWVVFRMYQLPFQRWFGIVGWGILTSAIGLIIVLLGTFSLGKLVTGLAVILLSAWIIYKRYSRPSYSRPTADLKDWIIMFLWVLITHPILDCFTTYGTQILLPFSNQRVAFNNIAVADPLYTVPFLICLIIVIYYPKHDRQRAVWNRRGLIISCLYMALTIFNKTRINTIFENSISRAGIEANRYTTSPTILNNILWSGVAETDSAYYYGSYSFFDEEKFFKLNKLPKSRPENPDAFQSDHTLKILRWFSDDYFNIVENKSDSIQYYDLRFGTFRMKTSDPDQFVFKFNLTKNDQGEYILKDQGERPRDANFREAFSALWDRILGNSFAGKSETDKN